Below is a window of Stigmatopora nigra isolate UIUO_SnigA chromosome 3, RoL_Snig_1.1, whole genome shotgun sequence DNA.
CCTCATCAAAAGaaatttttacattattatttacattttaaattgtatcaATACCATTTgagttataaaagaaaaacagttgtttatgttttaggGACCACATCCTGATATTTTACATGGccagtgaatttttttttgaaaaaatatatctttatgGAAGCACAAGCTAAATGCAGTTGacgtagattaaaaaaaagacaaaaaagacaaagaaacaaacCAAGTCTTGAAAAAAGATTGACCTTGAAAGTCAAGTATACATTTCAAAAGTCAACATGGTAATTCTGTCTCAATGAAAAGTAACTCAAGCGAAGTCAATATGTGCAGTTTTTACCTTTTCATCTCTTGAATCGTTTTTTACCACACTTGTTTTCTTTGTCGTAGTTTTCTCTGGCCTTTTCATCGGCGTACGTTATGAGGGGGTCCTCTGCGCACTCTGACTGAAAGTCTCCCACTTTGGAGAGACTCCTTTCATCGTTGACTTTTTTGGTGCCATGAACGTGATGGGCACTCATAGTCATGTGGGACAGATCGCCCTGTAGTCTTAAATTGCCATCCAGGTCATCTCGCGACCTTTTCTTAGTGGCGCACGGTGCGGGGTCTTGTTCGTCATTATCCAAGTCAGTGCTGCCGTCGGAGCTGTTGTCAAATTCGTGCCACCAGCGAAAATATTTGCTGCTGCTCCTCATttcgtcctcgtcctcgtcgcCCTCTCCGCACCTGTTCCTCGACGGTCCCGGTTGAGGGTCTTCCTCCACTCTCGACTCTGCGTCGGACATGACTGGGACGTCTGACTCTTCTTGGCAGTCGGCGATGTCGTCGGCGTCAGGGCTTTCGCTCACGTGGTTTCCATTGTCGCTGTTGGCCGGCGGTAGTTGCGCTCGCGGGTTTACGAAGAATTGCATGTATTGATTGACAAACAAATGCATGAGGAAAACAGATTCCATGTCCTCGTCCTCATCGCCGACATCGTCGcggtcgtcgtcgtcatcgacCTCCTCATCGCTGTCGTCGGTGGGTGGAAGATCACCGACTGGAATGGAGGTTCGGTAGCCTGTGAATACGATTGCACAAGAATCGATCCCCCTTTCACGATGCATACTACTGAGAAACACTAAAGAAAGCCAGTTTAACCCATTCGATCTACGGTGGCCATTGAAGTGGACACCTACTCAAAAGTTGGCATTTAAGGCCTTTTCTATAATCcgtataaagtgtaatttatgaatatgtgtgtgtgtgtgtgtgtatgttaagattctctcgctacattTGCCCAAACCGTGTAATGTAATGAGTTGAAATTGACTGACTTGAAGTTGAACGGCTTTCaaatcctaatagacgagtgattgaatttcttcaccttctctaagtgtgtaaactcaatcttttatttgttaaccCTGAAAACGTATACACACTATAAGACACATCAAATAATAGGGCGCACCTTCAATATAGATaatctattttaaaattatgGTCGCAGTACACATAGTATATATTGATCTCATCATTTCATTCATATTATATACTCAGTCATATAATAATATAGTAAGTAATAGAAATCCTAATTAGTGTACAAAAGGGTTCAAGCACTTACGGTTCGGACCGTTGTGGTCCCCGTCACCTTGGCCGTCCATTTTATCTAAAAGAAAGAGATAtgttatcacaaaaaaaattcactttTTCATGATTTAGACAGGGTAACAATTTTCTTGCCAGGTGCCACAGATGTTTGTCACACATATTTCACTTATTTATTGGCTGTTATTGATGGCGGACGTCCAAACCAGCTGAGCCAGTTTTAATGGATTGCATGTCTATCTCTTTCAATGTgaggccattttattttttctccatgtGTCTTACCTACAACTTTGAGGGACTTCTTTATCAAATGATTTCACAATCTGCAATCAGGTAATATGTTAATTTTCCACATTCTGACATTTCAACTACATGCACTCTCTCAGTTTGCAGCCACACACTCAATCAATACATGTGACAGTATATCCTAATAGAGTGGAGACATAAACACTCAGTGACATCATCCCATCTTTGTAAACATAATCAACCTACTTTTGATAAAAGCAATTTTGAACCGCCCACATAATGTCATCATTACGATGATAcgttatattatttatttgaatgcGCAATTGCCACACTGAATAAGATCCATCTAATTCATTGATACAACCTTGTCAGTTTCTGTGATACCATAAATAAGTGCcctatattaataaaataattcacattATGAAAAAATAGTATTCTAATTTATTGCTCGCGAGGCTTttaagggtgccggagcctatcccagctaactatgggcatgaCATGGACAAT
It encodes the following:
- the LOC144194199 gene encoding uncharacterized protein LOC144194199, with the translated sequence MDGQGDGDHNGPNRYRTSIPVGDLPPTDDSDEEVDDDDDRDDVGDEDEDMESVFLMHLFVNQYMQFFVNPRAQLPPANSDNGNHVSESPDADDIADCQEESDVPVMSDAESRVEEDPQPGPSRNRCGEGDEDEDEMRSSSKYFRWWHEFDNSSDGSTDLDNDEQDPAPCATKKRSRDDLDGNLRLQGDLSHMTMSAHHVHGTKKVNDERSLSKVGDFQSECAEDPLITYADEKARENYDKENKCGKKRFKR